The DNA region GCGCGGCCCTTGATCCCCGGAACACTGCATGGTATGCTACGTGTTGCCTTCGGGGCAGGGTGAGCCGGGCGCGTTGCCCGGCAATTCCCGATCGGCGGTACAGCCCGCGAGCCCGTTCGCAATGTGCGGACGGGTAGGATCTGGTGAGAGTCCAGAGCCGACGGTATAGTCCGGATGGAGAAGGCGTGGACCGGTGTCTGCCACTGATGGGGTGGCACCGGCCCGTTGGACGTTCTGCCCCGGGGCATTCGGCTCACGGGGTGTTTTTGTTGGGTGTTGACGCGGGTCGAGATGAACGGTATATGCGCGAGGCCCTAGGACTCGCGCAGCGCGGCGCGGGCACGGCGAGCCCGAACCCGATGGTCGGCGCGCTGGTGGTGTCCTCAGATCACGTCGTGGGACGAGGGTACCATGTCCGGCCGGGAACCTCGCATGCCGAGGTGATGGCACTCACGGAGGCCGGGCCCGCCGCGCGGGGCGCGACGCTCTATGTGACCCTCGAGCCATGCGCGCATTGGGGACGGACGCCGCCCTGCGCCGACGCCATCGTCGCCGCCGGCGTCCAGCGGGTGGTGGTCGCCATCGAGGATCCCGATGCGCAGGTGAGGGGCCGCGGGCTGCGGCGACTCGCCGAGGCGGGAGTCGAAACGCGCCTCGGGATTGCGGCAGACGCCGCTCGGCGTCTGAACGAAGCCTACGTCAAGCACCGCACCACGGGGTTCCCGTTTGTCACGGCGAAATGGGCGATGAGCCTCGATGGGCGAATCGCCACACGCGCGGGTGACGCCCGGTGGATTTCTGGGGCGGCCTCTCGCGTGCTCGTCCATGAGCTCCGTGCAGTCTCAGACGCGATCCTCGTCGGTATCGGCACCGTGCTGCGCGACGACCCCCGACTCACCGCGCGCGACCTTGCGGCCGGTCCGATCGGCCGCCAGCCCACGCGGATCGTCCTGGACAGCACGCTGCGGATTCCGCCGGCCGCCCGCGTGCTCGAACGCGACGGTACCCCGGTCATTGTCGCCACGACAAGCCGCTCCCTTCCCGAGGCCCGCCGGAGACTCGAAGCGCTCACCGCGGAGGTCATCGTCGCGGACGGTCAAGGCGGCCGGGTCGATCTCTCAGCGCTG from bacterium includes:
- the ribD gene encoding bifunctional diaminohydroxyphosphoribosylaminopyrimidine deaminase/5-amino-6-(5-phosphoribosylamino)uracil reductase RibD; translation: MFLLGVDAGRDERYMREALGLAQRGAGTASPNPMVGALVVSSDHVVGRGYHVRPGTSHAEVMALTEAGPAARGATLYVTLEPCAHWGRTPPCADAIVAAGVQRVVVAIEDPDAQVRGRGLRRLAEAGVETRLGIAADAARRLNEAYVKHRTTGFPFVTAKWAMSLDGRIATRAGDARWISGAASRVLVHELRAVSDAILVGIGTVLRDDPRLTARDLAAGPIGRQPTRIVLDSTLRIPPAARVLERDGTPVIVATTSRSLPEARRRLEALTAEVIVADGQGGRVDLSALLAELGRRGIMSLLVEGGETVHGACIDAGRVDKVLAFVAPVIVGGPAPGPVGGVGVEKIAEAWRLTQTSIRQVDQDLVIEGYFPPAALAEAVGREMSTGSERKTGRTPCSPAS